The Marispirochaeta aestuarii genome contains the following window.
ACGCTTATCCAGCGAAGGTTCAACTATCGCGGAGCTGCCTTCGACGAAATTCCCTGCGATCCCGGCAGATATCCGGTGGAAACCCGGGAGGACCTGGCCGATCTGATCAGCCAGTACCTGCTGCTCTATTCGGGCTCCCTGGATGAGTTTGCCGATGACGCGCTTGAACCGACTGAGGCCTGCATGACGATACAAATGACCAATAACGCCACCGGACCTGTAGCCGAGGTCATCAAAGACGCCAGGGCCTTCGCGGAACGGAATTTTCCCGATGGGTATGTGCTCGAAGCGGGGGGTACCGCCGAAATGGAGCTGGCGCTGACCAGGATGGTCACCAGTTCACAGATAGTGAGTCTCGTCGTGGCCCTGGTCATCGTTTTCATCATCATTGCCCTGGCCTTCCGCAGTATCCTGGCGGGATTGATCGGCTGTGTTCCTTTGAGCATGGCGATTCTGATCAATTTTGGAATCATGGGGCTCACCGGCATCAATCTCGATATTGTTACATCCCTTATAGCATCCATCGCGATCGGTATCGGAGTGGATTATACGATTCACTTTATGACCAACTATCACGAGGAACGGTTAAAGAGCGGCGATCTGCAGCAGGTAACCAGGAATTCCCTGAAGCTCTCCGGACGGGCAATCCTGATCAACGCGCTGGCGGTAGGTCTCGGCTTTGCGGTGCTGCTGTTCTCTGGTTTTGTCGTTCTGCGCTATATCGGCCTTCTTGTGGCGATAATAATGGGAACTTCATCCCTGGCGGCACTGGTTCTTCTGCCCATTATTCTGAATACCTTCCGCCCCTCTTTCATGACCCGGAAGTCAGGCGGGAAGCAATAACACAGCACTATCTTTTTTAGGAGTTAACAAGATGATCAAAAGAATCGCAGCAGTTGCAGCAGCAGTAATGATCCCCTTGAGCCTCTTCGGGCTGGACGGTACAGAGATCGCCCGCCGGGCTCATGATATTGAGGATGGGGACACAAGTCACAGTGCGGTACAGATGGACCTTATCGAGAGTGACGGCGAAGTAAAAAGCCGGCTTATCGAGGAATGGGGCAGGGATGAGGGAGACCTGACATCCATGGTAATGGTCTTCCGAAGTCCCGCGTCAGTCAAGGATACCCGGTATCTGCAGATTGAGAACGAGAACAGGGACGATGATAAATGGATCTATCTGCCGGCCCTGAAGCGGGTGAGGCGTATCGCGTCTTCCGAAGGAGACAAATCCTTTATGGGTTCTGATGCGACCTACGACGACATGGAAACACGGGAAGTGGAGCGGGACCATCACGAGCTTCTGCGGGAAGAGCGCTTCGAGAAATGGGATTGCCATGTGGTCAAGGCCTGGGCCAAGGACCCTGAAGACAGCCAGTACTCCTACCGGATCACATGGTTCGATACAGCGAGTTTTGTTCCGGTAAAAGTCGAGATGTACGATAAGCAGGAGACGCTTCTCAAAGTGCTCAGTGTCGAGGTGCTGGAGCAGGTTCAGGGCTACTGGACTCCGCTGCAGACTCTGATGGAGAACGTCCAGACCGGTCACGCCACCAGGCTTACCTTCAAGAAGATTGTCTATGACGAGCCCCTGCCGGATGCGCTCTTTTCCACCTCTTTCCTGGAAACCGGACGCGTCCGCTAGGGAGGAACGGGATGAAACGAATCTTTACAGCCGTGGTGCCGGTATGTATTTTGGCTTTTGTTCTGATCGTGCCGGTGTCAGCGGATGATTTCAGCTTTGATGAAATAGAAGGTTTTGACGAGGAGGGCGCTGTTACAGGCGCCCTCGAGATAGACGGAGAGCTGATCTTCCGCACCCGTGCCTATGTAAGCGAAAAAGCCCTGGAGGATGCCGGCGACCTGTCGGCGGAGGGAGATTCCCTTGAGGCCCTGCCCGGCGCACGAATCAATTTCAGTTATGCCGCGGAAAAGGCCGATATCTTCGTCAACCTTTACGCCGATCGTGCAAAGCTGGCTGAGCATCCGGAAAAACTGCTGGATGAAGCCTGGTTCCGCTATTACGGCAAGGGGTATGAGCTTGAAGCCGGTCTGATGAAAGTCGTCTGGGGTAAGGGCGATCAGCTGCATGTCGTCGATTTCCTGAATGCGGATGATCTTTCCGACGCGGTAAACCCGGATTATCTTGACCGGCGACTGGCGACTCCGATGATAAAGCTCAACCTCTATCCCGGGGAGAGAGGAAAACTGGAGATAGTCTTCCTGCCGACGCTGAGGGCAGACGAGATACCTCTCGAGGGCCCCTGGGCGCCCGGGGATGCTCAGGCCCTGGCCGGATACGCGGAAACCCTTGTTGATAATCTTGATCCCGATCCCTCCGGACTGGCAGATTTTCTGGACGGTGATGCCCTGTATCCCGATACTGATACCCTGGACTATTCCCAGGCTGCCCTGCGATATACCGATACCGTCGGGGCCCTGGATTGGGGCGTCAGCTACTACTATGGCTTCCTGAAACAGCCCTCAGTCAAGGTAAGCTTTGTGGATCCCCTTGATCCGGCAACCGTGAACGGACTGAAGCTCTCTTACGACCGGGTAAATGCCTTCGGTCTGGAGGCGGGAGCTGTCTTCGGCGGCTTCAACATGCGGGGTGAGTCGGCCTTGTATCTGAGCGAGGATGCAGACGGAGACGATCCCTATGTTCACAACAGCAGAATGAGCTGTCTGGCCGGCTTCGATCGGGATCTGCCCTTCAGTAATATGAATATCAATCTTCAATATACCGGGAACCTGGTTTTGGATGACCGGGAGATCGTCCGTTCGGATGATGTGGATTACGATCCCGACGGTCGCTACTTCAGGCAGCGACTGATCCTGAAGCTCACCGACTCCTGGGACCATGAGATGCTCAAACCGGAACTCAAGGGGATATATACCTTCGAAGACCGGGACTATCTGATTGCTCCTGGAATCGTATTCAAGCCGGCGGACAATTTCGAAGTCGAGCTCCAGGCAGGCTTCTACGGTGGCGAAGAGGATTACACCGATCTGGCGCAGTACGATGATGCGGATTACGTCGAACTTGGATTCACCTGCGCGTTCTAGGAATTATCGCCCCTTTCTGCCGCCCGGCGCAACTTCCCTGTTCTTCTGCAGGCGGAGGACGCCGGGCTTTTTTACGCCCCCCGGGGCTATTTCAGAAGCTGCCGTACCGAGCGGAAGCGTCTGATCATGACATCGCTCTCTTTCCGGATCTGCCGTACGAACTCATTCCCGTCAATCGTGCCCAGAACGGCGGTTTTTTCTGCCTCGTTCTGGAAGTTTACTGTCCTGAAGGGGTCGAGAAAATCTTTGCTGCGGCTTTTATAGACCTCCCCGGCAATCTGCTCCTGAATCTGTTCCGCCGCGGTAAAGAGTCTTTGCCATCCCGGGGCATCAGGGATATTCCCTTCGAGCAGAAGAAAGCAGGCCCAGGCGTCCCGTATTTTTTCCGCCGGATAGGTCTTATCCCACTTTTCACAGCGACGATGGATATCCTGCCATCCCGCCAGGTTTCCGCTGCGGATCTCGTCCCGCAGGAGGTCGACTTTCCGCTCCGGAACCAGCTGTCCTCCCATGTTGATCCATTCCAGGGGATCCGCCGTATCCGTATCGCCGGGAAGCCCGGCGATCAAACCGGCTCCTTTTTCTTCCAGACCGGGCAGAAGGGTGCTGGCGATGTAATAGAGAAGCATTTCCCGGTAGGCCTGTCGTGCCGCAGCGGCTTTCAGAATCCGGACTCTCCGCCGGGATCGTTCCACCAGGCCCCGGGGAGCTTCCAGGTTGTCGGCTTCCCCCGTCGGATCCCACTGGTCAAGAAGTTCCAGGGCGGATCGGATTTCCGCGGCCGTGTCGGGGGCCAGAAAATCAAACTCCAGGTGCTGACGGGGCTGTATGCGCCTGTCCCTGGCGGCATATTTTCGCGAGTTCCGGACCAGGGCATACATGTTGTAGTTCCACCAGAAGGCGGGGATTATATCAAGGCACCCGTCATGTTCGTTGTTGTTCACCAGGGAAAAGGGAAGGGGGATGTCCAGTTCCGACGGATAGCTGCCCTTGGCGATCAGGGTGAAGGAGGCGAATCTGGAGGGGTGCTTCAGGCTGACGTTCAATCCGGGCCAGAAGCCCCTGCCCGCATGAAGTTCGTTGTCGGCGCTCCGGCTGTTGTGATTCGATCCTACGGTTGCCCCGGCGGCCAGATTGCTCTGACCCATGAGCAGGGATGCGATAAGGAAGGAGTTGTTGTGGTGCTGCTCGTGAAAGGGAAAAATCAGGCTGTTGGAGACTTCGCAGCAGGCAATGGTGGAGTTGTCTCCCACAAAACAGTGGGAGAGACGCAGCCCCTTTGTGAGCGTAACATGGGAGGCCAGAACGAAATCCTCCGCCATTGCTCCATCGAGAATGCTGCATCCGGGACCGGTAATACCCCTTCGCAGTATGGTACCGAAGCCTATGCTGGTCGGCTCATCCCCGGAAGAATCAATGCTCAGGTCCTCCAGTACATCCGCTCCCCTGATTCGGCAGAAGCTGCCGATTCGCAGATCGATCAGGCTGCGGCAGCCCTGGATAAAGGTGTTTTCGCCGATTTCTCCCCTGTCTGATCCGCTGAAGGAGCGGTCTGTAATCTCTTCCAGGCGCCGCATCAGCTCTGAATCCTCCCGGTAACGGGACCAGAGAAAGGCGTCTGATCCCGTCATTCCGGGGAAGGGCGGTACCCCGCGGTCTCCGGCTTCGTTGATCAGGGAGATGCGCCGACGGGAGGATTCTTCCTCGCCGGGATTGCGTATTCCGCAGCCGAATTTTGCTCCGGGGCGGGTATAGATCTCCTGTATATCCGAGAGGATGCATCCCTGCCCCAGGTTGAAATTTGCGCAGTACGCCAGGTTTCTGATTACCGTCTGCCCTCCGATGCGGCAGTCGCGGATTTCGCTGTTGCAGATTCCGACCTCCAGCGTCCTGCCGTCATGACTCCGTCTTTCCGGATGGAGGCCCTGTATCCTGATCTCTCCGCTGAAGCTGGTGTTTCTGATCAGGTCGGGAAAAAAAGGATCGCAAACAAAAAAGGTGCTCCAGTCTTCCACCCTGTTACCGTTGGCAAGGAGCTGCTTTTTCTCTTCCGGGCTGAGCTGCCGGTATTCCTCCGGACCAGGGTTCCGTATAGTCATCTGTACTACTCCGAATCGTTGAGGATCTGGAGAAACCAGTTCAGGCTGCGCCGTATGCGGTGGACGTTGAATTTGTCCATCTCCGGATGATTCCGTTCGATCTGCTGGTGAAGCATCCGCCCCATTTCGAGTCCGTCCTCCGGGGGTATCGGAAGCTTCCTGCCGATGAGTTCCGCCTCGATGTTTCGTGTGCGTATTGTCAGGCGGTTGCCGATGCAGAAGCTGGTTCTCAGGTCGCTGATCACATCCTTCTGTTTGCGGACCACCCCGCAGAAAATAAAATGCTCCGGTGTAAAGAGCCGTTCCTGCTGACGGAACTGCTCCACATCCCAGTCCATAAAGGGGATACGGATTCTTGTTACCAGTTCTCCCGGCTCAAGGAGCGGTCCTTCGTCTCCGCTGATAAAGCGGTTGAGGTTTACCCAGCGGGTATTGCCGACGCGACGCAGTTCCAGGCGTACATCCAGCAGCAGCAGGACCGGATATGTCGAAAGCCTGTGACTCCGGGCGCAGATGTTGCCTCCCAGGGTTGCGTGGTTGCGGACCGCGGCGTTACCGATGTTTCTCAGCGCGGCATACAGGGATCTGGGCATGACATGCCGCCCGGTATTGATTATTTTGCTTATGGAGACCGCAGGCCCGATTTCCATGTAGCGTTCGGTACGGCTGATCTGGGATAGTTCGGAAACGTGGCCGAGATCGATAAGCTCACCGCCGAAACCTTCCCTCGGACCTTTGGACAGAAACAGGTAGGTTCCCCCCGCAAAGGGAACAGCCCCGGGGTGGTCCCGGTAATAGGAAAGAAGGTCCTGCAGGGTCGTCGGGGAGAATACCTTTGTGTTCCTCTGTTTTCTAACTGACACGGTGCCGGTTCCTTCGCAGACGGCCGGTGTATTGAACCGCCTTCAGGTAGGTACGAAAATCGGTACAGCGGCACTTTACGGCCCGATAGTATTCGGCAATCTCTTCCTCTCCCGGGTTCGGGGATATCTCCAGCAGGGCATGGGTGGTCAATATTCTGCCTGCGGCGCAGAACCGGCATGGTGAAAGCCCCGCTTCCCGAAAGCCTGCCAGGACCTCCTTGTAGGCGTGCTGCTTGGCGAAACCCTCGATGGTGGTAACCCTCATTCCCCGTACCCGGAAGAGGGGAGTCATACAGGAGTGGAATATCTCCCCGTTTATCAGGACTATACAGGAGCCGCACTCCCCGGAATAGCAGCTGGCATGGGTCCCTATCAGGTGGTAACGCTCCCGCAGCACATTGATCAGTCTGGTGTCAGCCTCGGCGTCAACGGTTTCTGAACTACCGTTCAACATGAACTGAATTCTCATGTCCCCTCCATATACTGGTGAATATTTCTTGGGGGAAGGGGAAAGCGGTCAAAATAGACCCCCGCCGCCTGACTCAGGGCGGCGGTGAATGCGGGGGGAATCATGATGTAGGGCAGATCTCCGATACCGGAGGAAAACTTCTGCCGGGAACCGCGGTTGAAGCTGATTTCCACCGGGGGTATGTCCTTGAGCTTCGGGAGATGAAATGGGGATTCCGAGGTTTCCAGATTCTGCAGGTTTACCGTGCAGCCTTCCACAGCATGCAGGATGCCGGTTTCCAGGACGCTTTCGGCCCGGTGGCGGTGGAGAACTTCGCCGCAGTCCACAGCCACCCAGACCCCCCGAACGCTCTTTTCCAGCAGTATGGGATCGAGTTCCAGTTCCACCACGCAGGCCGCCCAGCTTCTGGCGGCATAGGGACTTCCCTGAAGCTGGGATTCCTCCCAGCGCCCTTTCGCGGGTAGCCTGAACGACCTGGAGGCTTCTAGGGGCAGGGGGTTCCGGAAGCGTTTTTTCTGAATGGCCTCGCAGCATCGCTCCACCAGCCGGTACACCACCGTGATGTTTCTGGAAAGTCCCGACGGCCCGCTCTCCGGAATGCGGTCGGTGTCGTCATTGATGATATGGACCCCGCTCCGGGGAATCCCCAGGATTTCCGCCGCCCGGCGCCGTGCGAGGGATGCTGTTTTATGCATACCCGAAAGGCCGGAGGTAAAGATGTAGAGGTCTCCTTCCGACTCCAGCCGGGCTGTGACTTTGAAGCGTTCTGTCTCTTCTCCCCGTCCGAAGAAGCCGTTCCCCTGATAGACCCCGGCGATTCCGATTCCCCGGAGAGGACGGTTTTCCTGCTCGGGACTGCTGCGCCGTTTTTTCGCCAGCTCGTAGGCGGCATGTTTGCGGCTGAAATCCGAAGCCGCAGCGACTTTGGTGAGGAGTTCCGGCAGAGGGCTCTCCTTTTCATCCAGGTTCCGGAGCTTCCAGTTGAGAGGATCCGTCTGGGATACCTCGGCTATCAGGCTGGCATGGGTCTCGGAGGCAAAGAAACAGCCCGCAAGACCCGCTCCCGGAGAAAAGTCCAGGGGGCGCCGGGTTGTTTCTATGAGCCGGGTTGTAACGGAGACGTTTTTGCAGTTGTAGTTTCCCGCCGCCGCCGAGGAAGCCCTCTGCAGGGCTTCTTCGGAATAGACGGGGAAGGCCCCGGATTCAAGGTTAACCGTCACGTCGATGGCAGCCAGGTCGCCGTTCTTGTCCACCGCGGAGCGATGTTCTATGGCCACCGGGGTCCCCCGGGGACCGTGATGGAGGAGCTCATTGGCGCTGAGGATCAGTTTGCAGCTTTTTCCGGAAACCTGTGCCGCCAGGGCCGCGTAGGCCGCCAGAAAGGAGGGGTACCAGAGTTTCTCGTCAAACTGGGCGCTGAAGGCGGTGCGGCGTACGGTAACATCGGTCGGTCGTATATCAAGAACTCCGGCTACCGTTGATCGCACATGGTGCAGCCACTGGGTAGACGAGTAGACCACGAGGCGTCCTTCTTCATAACGGGCGAATGCTCCCTGGGCATCCAGGGACCAGGGGAGGGTTTCGTCCACATAATAACTGCCCTCGAGGATCTGAAAGGCCTCCTTCAGAACCTTTTCGGGGTTTCCCCGGCTGAGTCGATGCTCTTTGATGATCTGTTTCTCGAAAAAGTTCTCGAAAGAAGGCAGCACCGTAATGTCCCGGTAATCGATGCTTACATAGCCGGCGAACTCTTCCATCTCCTGCCGGTTATTGCCGGCGATCAGGAGCACCGGCTGGCCGAGGTAGTGGATTGTTCCTTCCGCCAGAATGGGGATTTTTCCCGAGGAGAGGTGGATACAGTTCTCTCCCGGAATATCCTGGGCCCCCAGCACGAGCATTCCGTCGGGGGGGTCAGGGTAGCTGATCAGGTTGATTTTACCCCGTTCAACCTGGGATCGCAGGATGGATACATGGAGCATGGGGGAGTCGAAGTAGTCGTCTATGTACTGAATGCGCCGTTGTTCCATACAGCCCTTTATTCCGCTTTACAACCATTCTTGACCGCCTGTATCACCCTGTCAACCTGGGCATCGTTCATACCCGGATAGATGGGCAGGCTCAGGCAGCGGGAATAGGCATCCATGGCATTGGGAAAGTCTCCGGGAGAAAAGGCGTAGCGGTCCCGGTAGTAGGGCATCAGATGGAGGGGGATGTAGTGAACGGAGGTGCCGACACCCCGGCGTCGCAGGGATTCAATCAGATTGTCCCGGTTTATCCGGGAATCCCGGGATACCTTGAGGATGTAGAGATGCCAGGCATGGTCCCCGGAGGTCCGGGGTATATCCAGTTCAGGCATCTCCCGGAAGGCTTCGGTATAGGCTGCGGCAATCTCCTTTCTGCGGGCGAGAAAGGTCTCCGCTTTTTCCAGCTGGACCCTGCCCAGGGCCGCCGCCAGGTCGGTCATGTTGTACTTGTACCCCGCTTCCACCACCGAGTAGGCCCACTGGGCCCTGTCCGAGGTGTAGCGGTCCCATATACTGCGGTCGATTCCATGGAGACGCATGGTACGTATGCGTTCGGCGATTTTATCGTTGTCCGTCACAACCATACCGCCTTCGCCGGTGGTTATGGTCTTGGTTGCGTAGAAGGAGTATACCCCGGTATCTCCCGATGTTCCTGTCCAGCGGCCGTCGTCAGATCTGACCGGAAAAGCGTGGGCGGCGTCTTCGACAATGGCGAGGCCGAACTCTCCGGCGATACTTTGAAGTTCCGTCATCCCGCAGGCTTCGCCGCCGATATGCACAGGTATGAGGGCCTTGAGTCTGTGGCCGTTTTTTTCTGCAGCACGGAGGGTTTCCCGCAGAATCCGGGGGTCGATATTGAAGCCTCCGGGAGTGATGTCCGAAAAGACGAGCTCCGCCCCCAGGTAGCGTACAACCTCGGCGGTGGCGGTAAAGGTGTAGGGACTGGTCACCACGGTGTCGCCGGGGCCGATACCCAGGGCTTCCAGGGAGAGGTGCAGTCCCGCGGTGGCGGAATTGAGGGCCAGGGCGCAGGTGCTGCCCACTTTCGAGGCGAACTCCGCCTCGAAGGCCTGAGTCTCTTTTCCGGTGGTAAGCCAGCCGGAGCGCAGGACCTTCAGCACCGCCTCCTCTTCTTCCCGGCCGATGGAGGGCAGGGCAAAGGGGATAAACTCAGTACCGGGGTTCGTCATCGGGGACCTCGAAGCTTGGAATATGCCTCGCCAGGGTGGAACGGAGGACCCGGCGGTCACGGAAGGTTTCGGGCTTGAGGGGATCAAAGAAACAGACCGGCTTCAGGTCACGGATCAGATCATCCAGGCTGCCCGTGATTCTGCTGCGATGCCTGAGTCTCAGAATCCGCTGAAAATCGGTGGCCTCCCCGGTTTCACCTTCCGCCCACAGTCGTTCGCTCAGTTTTTCCCCCTGCCGGAGGCCGATGTAATTAATGGGAATATCCGTTCCCGGTTCGTACCCGTAAAAACGGATCATCTGCTCCGCCAGCTCCCGTATGGGTACCGGTTCTCCCATATCCAGTACGTAGAGATCCCCTCCGGTTCCCAGACCTCCCGATTTCAGCACCAGGGAGACGGCTTCGGGGATCGTCATGAAGTAACGGGTTGCCCTGGGGTCCGTGATGGTTACCGGTCCCCCTTTGAGAATCTGCTTCTTGAAGAGGGGCACGATGCTTCCCCGGCTGTCCAGTACGTTTCCGAAACGGACAACCATAAAGTGCTGATCGCCGTTGTTCCTGGCGAGGGCGAGCTCTTCGGATATCATCTTGGAGGCGCCGTATACATAACGGGGTTCCACCGCCTTGTCGGTGGAGATCAGTACCAGCCTGGGCACAGCGCTTTCCCGCACCGCCTCCACCAGATGGAGGGTCCCGAAAACGTTGTTCTTGATTACCTCTACGGGATTGCTCTCCGCCATGGGAACGTGCTTGTAGGCGGCACAGTGAAAAATAATGTCCGCCTTGAGGCGCTGGATTATGAAGCGGGTATATTCCCTGTCCTTGAGGTCTCCCACCACCGGTACCAGGGTGGCCTTTTCTCCGACTCCCTCTTCCTGGAGGATCTTCAGCTCCTTTTCAATCTCATAGACGTTGTTCTCGCCGTTGTCGAAAAGGTAGAGACGTTCCGCCCCCGCGGACAGGAGCTGCCGGGAAAGTTCCGAACCGATGCTTCCCCCCGCACCGGTTATCAATACCCGCTTGTCCCGCAGGTAACTGAGGGTCTCCTTAAGGGGAATACGGACGGGTGTGCGTCCAAGAAGATCTTCCACGGCAATCTCCCTGGTCTGTATCAGATGAGCGTCGCCGTCGATTATCTGTGCCAGGTTGGGAAGAATGCGGATGCGGTCAAAGGAAGCGGAAGAGAGATGTTCGTAGATGGTCGTGAGCTGGTCGTTCGTGGCTCCCGGAATTGCGATCAGGGCCTCATCCGCGGGACGGGTCTCAAAAATTTTGCTGATACGGGCAATGGGGCCCAGAACGGGGATATCATCAACCTTGGTGCCGATTTTCCCGGGATCATCGTCCAGGAAGGCGACAAGCCGGCCAAAGGTTCCCTTGGTCTTTATCTCTTCCGCGATTTTGCGGCCTGCGAAGCCTGCGCCCACTATATATATGGTTCTACCGCTTTTTTGCATTCCTATTTTTCTTCTTCCGATGATGTTTCGATCAGTTCAAAACCGAAATCTACCATAAAAGAGTCTTCGTACATATTCAAGCGGACTTTCGCCCTTCGTTTTCGTCTGTCCACTTTGATAATTCTGCCTTCAAGGCCTTTCAGGGGGCCTTCCTTGACCTGTATCCGGTTGTTCTCATCAAAGCGTACCTTTGACGCCGCAACCGTTTCCCCGTGCTCGAGAAAATGGAGGAGTGTCCGGCGGTCTTCCCCGTGGAGGGGTTCGATGTTGGTGTTCGACTTGAGAAACTTGTAAATCCCCTGAACGGGCCGCAGGGCCCAGTAGACCTCCGGTTCCAGCTTCTCAGCTTCAATGAAGAGATATCCCGGGTAGATTGCGGTGGTTTCCTTCCGCGTTTTTCCCCGCCGTCGGATCATAAGGGTTCGCTGAGGGAAAAGCAGACGTCCATAGTTCTCTTCATCCAGTCCCGCCACGCGCATCGCCGCCCGGGCAAGTTTGAGGGCCCTGGCTTCTCCCCGGGTTTGAACCTGCAGTACAAAATACTCCATTGATGATGGGCACATTACCACGGATATGGAAAAGCGATCAAGTCGGAAAAAAAGCAGTCGATACTAGAACCGGAGGTATCCATGGTTCGTCGTTTGCCAGGCATCGTGTTAGTTCTTGTCTTCTGCGGGGCTGCTCTTTACAGTGATGCGGTTCTTATTTTCACCACCAATTCCCTGGATCCTGAACGTCTGTCGGTGATGGAACTGCAGTCGGCCGTGGAGGACGGAGCAATGGCGGCGCTCTTCGACGCAGGACACATTGTGTTCAATGCCGGAGTGGTTGCCGGGAATCCCAGGTTGAAGGGGCCTTCCGACAGACTCTCCATGAGGATGGCAAAAAGCGGCGGAGCCCTCTTTTTACTGGAGATCGATCTGCTTTACGAAGAGCCTGAAACAGACGAGGAACAACTGAATGCCCCTTCGGCGCAGTATCGTCTTTATGATGTTATGCAGGATACGCTGCTGACCCAGGGGAGCCTTTCCCCCGGGGATGTCAGGAACCGTGAGGATGCCGGTCCGGAAGAACTCAGTACAGCCCTTGGCAGTGCCATCGCCGATCATGCGGTTTCGATGCTGCGGCGTCAGGGAAACGGGGAGGCCGGCGATGTATGATGAGGAGACAAATGTATGATCAGGACGACAGCTAAAGTTCTTATATTCAGCATATTATTCTCTCTGATTTCCTTTTCCCTTTTTTCTCAGTCCGAATGGGAGGGTACCACCGCCATGGGACGCTATGGGGAGTTTCCTTCCTCGGGGCTCTACGGGGCCTCCAATTCCTTTCCCCGGAATACCCTGG
Protein-coding sequences here:
- a CDS encoding DegT/DnrJ/EryC1/StrS family aminotransferase, coding for MTNPGTEFIPFALPSIGREEEEAVLKVLRSGWLTTGKETQAFEAEFASKVGSTCALALNSATAGLHLSLEALGIGPGDTVVTSPYTFTATAEVVRYLGAELVFSDITPGGFNIDPRILRETLRAAEKNGHRLKALIPVHIGGEACGMTELQSIAGEFGLAIVEDAAHAFPVRSDDGRWTGTSGDTGVYSFYATKTITTGEGGMVVTDNDKIAERIRTMRLHGIDRSIWDRYTSDRAQWAYSVVEAGYKYNMTDLAAALGRVQLEKAETFLARRKEIAAAYTEAFREMPELDIPRTSGDHAWHLYILKVSRDSRINRDNLIESLRRRGVGTSVHYIPLHLMPYYRDRYAFSPGDFPNAMDAYSRCLSLPIYPGMNDAQVDRVIQAVKNGCKAE
- a CDS encoding polysaccharide biosynthesis protein, with translation MQKSGRTIYIVGAGFAGRKIAEEIKTKGTFGRLVAFLDDDPGKIGTKVDDIPVLGPIARISKIFETRPADEALIAIPGATNDQLTTIYEHLSSASFDRIRILPNLAQIIDGDAHLIQTREIAVEDLLGRTPVRIPLKETLSYLRDKRVLITGAGGSIGSELSRQLLSAGAERLYLFDNGENNVYEIEKELKILQEEGVGEKATLVPVVGDLKDREYTRFIIQRLKADIIFHCAAYKHVPMAESNPVEVIKNNVFGTLHLVEAVRESAVPRLVLISTDKAVEPRYVYGASKMISEELALARNNGDQHFMVVRFGNVLDSRGSIVPLFKKQILKGGPVTITDPRATRYFMTIPEAVSLVLKSGGLGTGGDLYVLDMGEPVPIRELAEQMIRFYGYEPGTDIPINYIGLRQGEKLSERLWAEGETGEATDFQRILRLRHRSRITGSLDDLIRDLKPVCFFDPLKPETFRDRRVLRSTLARHIPSFEVPDDEPRY
- a CDS encoding DUF4954 family protein → MTIRNPGPEEYRQLSPEEKKQLLANGNRVEDWSTFFVCDPFFPDLIRNTSFSGEIRIQGLHPERRSHDGRTLEVGICNSEIRDCRIGGQTVIRNLAYCANFNLGQGCILSDIQEIYTRPGAKFGCGIRNPGEEESSRRRISLINEAGDRGVPPFPGMTGSDAFLWSRYREDSELMRRLEEITDRSFSGSDRGEIGENTFIQGCRSLIDLRIGSFCRIRGADVLEDLSIDSSGDEPTSIGFGTILRRGITGPGCSILDGAMAEDFVLASHVTLTKGLRLSHCFVGDNSTIACCEVSNSLIFPFHEQHHNNSFLIASLLMGQSNLAAGATVGSNHNSRSADNELHAGRGFWPGLNVSLKHPSRFASFTLIAKGSYPSELDIPLPFSLVNNNEHDGCLDIIPAFWWNYNMYALVRNSRKYAARDRRIQPRQHLEFDFLAPDTAAEIRSALELLDQWDPTGEADNLEAPRGLVERSRRRVRILKAAAARQAYREMLLYYIASTLLPGLEEKGAGLIAGLPGDTDTADPLEWINMGGQLVPERKVDLLRDEIRSGNLAGWQDIHRRCEKWDKTYPAEKIRDAWACFLLLEGNIPDAPGWQRLFTAAEQIQEQIAGEVYKSRSKDFLDPFRTVNFQNEAEKTAVLGTIDGNEFVRQIRKESDVMIRRFRSVRQLLK
- a CDS encoding FAD binding domain-containing protein: MSVRKQRNTKVFSPTTLQDLLSYYRDHPGAVPFAGGTYLFLSKGPREGFGGELIDLGHVSELSQISRTERYMEIGPAVSISKIINTGRHVMPRSLYAALRNIGNAAVRNHATLGGNICARSHRLSTYPVLLLLDVRLELRRVGNTRWVNLNRFISGDEGPLLEPGELVTRIRIPFMDWDVEQFRQQERLFTPEHFIFCGVVRKQKDVISDLRTSFCIGNRLTIRTRNIEAELIGRKLPIPPEDGLEMGRMLHQQIERNHPEMDKFNVHRIRRSLNWFLQILNDSE
- a CDS encoding outer membrane lipoprotein-sorting protein; protein product: MIKRIAAVAAAVMIPLSLFGLDGTEIARRAHDIEDGDTSHSAVQMDLIESDGEVKSRLIEEWGRDEGDLTSMVMVFRSPASVKDTRYLQIENENRDDDKWIYLPALKRVRRIASSEGDKSFMGSDATYDDMETREVERDHHELLREERFEKWDCHVVKAWAKDPEDSQYSYRITWFDTASFVPVKVEMYDKQETLLKVLSVEVLEQVQGYWTPLQTLMENVQTGHATRLTFKKIVYDEPLPDALFSTSFLETGRVR
- a CDS encoding (2Fe-2S)-binding protein, which produces MRIQFMLNGSSETVDAEADTRLINVLRERYHLIGTHASCYSGECGSCIVLINGEIFHSCMTPLFRVRGMRVTTIEGFAKQHAYKEVLAGFREAGLSPCRFCAAGRILTTHALLEISPNPGEEEIAEYYRAVKCRCTDFRTYLKAVQYTGRLRRNRHRVS
- a CDS encoding xanthine dehydrogenase family protein molybdopterin-binding subunit; this translates as MEQRRIQYIDDYFDSPMLHVSILRSQVERGKINLISYPDPPDGMLVLGAQDIPGENCIHLSSGKIPILAEGTIHYLGQPVLLIAGNNRQEMEEFAGYVSIDYRDITVLPSFENFFEKQIIKEHRLSRGNPEKVLKEAFQILEGSYYVDETLPWSLDAQGAFARYEEGRLVVYSSTQWLHHVRSTVAGVLDIRPTDVTVRRTAFSAQFDEKLWYPSFLAAYAALAAQVSGKSCKLILSANELLHHGPRGTPVAIEHRSAVDKNGDLAAIDVTVNLESGAFPVYSEEALQRASSAAAGNYNCKNVSVTTRLIETTRRPLDFSPGAGLAGCFFASETHASLIAEVSQTDPLNWKLRNLDEKESPLPELLTKVAAASDFSRKHAAYELAKKRRSSPEQENRPLRGIGIAGVYQGNGFFGRGEETERFKVTARLESEGDLYIFTSGLSGMHKTASLARRRAAEILGIPRSGVHIINDDTDRIPESGPSGLSRNITVVYRLVERCCEAIQKKRFRNPLPLEASRSFRLPAKGRWEESQLQGSPYAARSWAACVVELELDPILLEKSVRGVWVAVDCGEVLHRHRAESVLETGILHAVEGCTVNLQNLETSESPFHLPKLKDIPPVEISFNRGSRQKFSSGIGDLPYIMIPPAFTAALSQAAGVYFDRFPLPPRNIHQYMEGT